Part of the Planctomycetota bacterium genome, GCTGACCTCCATGGCCACACCCTTGCAGCCATTGTCGCGCATCCGCTTGAGCAGCGGCGCGATGGCCGCGGCGCCGGGTGTGGTCAGCTCCGCGGGCGCGAGGGTCTTGCCGTCGTCGGTCAGGATGGTGCCCATCAGGCCGAACTTGGAGCCCGCCGCCAGCATCAACTGCTGCACGAAGAAGGCAACCGTGGTCTTGCCGTTGGTCCCCGTGACGCCGAGCATCTTCAAGTGCTTGGATGGGAAACCCGCGAAGGCGTGGGCCAGCGGCGCCACCATCGCCGTCGGGTTCGCAGTGCGCCAGGCGGGGATGCCTGCGGGAACAGTGTCGTTCATGCTGACCACCAGCGCCGAGGCGCCGCGCTTCACCGCGTCCTCGATGAAGGCCGCCCCCGCGGCTTTCGATCCGGTGCGCGCCACAAAAAGTGCGCCGGCCTGGGCGGCCCGGCTGTCATCGATCACGCTGCGGATCTCGGGATCGCCCGCAGCAGCTTGCTTGAGGCCCTTGACGTGTTGAACGAGTTCGCTGAGTTTCATGGTGGGTGCGGCTTGCGAATGAGTGGTTCAGAGAATGAGCATGGCGTCGCCGTAAGAATAGAAGCGGTACTCCATCTTTTGGGCCTGAGCATAGAGCGATTTCAGGCGCTCGAGTCCGACCAGGGCTCCCACCAGGCTCAGCAGCGTGCTGCGCGGCAGATGGAAATTCGTCAGCAAGGCGTCGACATGCCTGAAGGCGTAACCCGGCTTGATGAACAGCTTGGTCTCCCCTTGAAAATCGCCGGCAGACAGCGGATCGGGAAGACTCTCCAGCGCACGGACCGTGGTCGTGCCGATGGACACGATCCGGCCCTTCGGGCGCGTCGATTGGATTCGCTCCATCGCCTGCGATGAAACCGAGAATCGCTCCGAATGCATCGGGTGGTCGGACAACTTTTTCGCTTCAACAGGCTTGAAGGTGCCCATGCCGACTTCCAGGGTGAGAAAGACCGGCGCTCGCTGCGTGACCTGCTCGACGCGCTGCAAAAGTTCCGGCGTGAAGTGCAATCCCGCCGTCGGCGCCGCGACGGAATGGAAGCTCGCATCCTTCCCAAAGGTCGTTCGATAGCGCTCGCGATCGAAGGCGTCGGGCATCGGCTTCTCGCCGCGGGCGCGCAGAATGTAGGGCGGGAGCGGCGTCCTTCCGCAAGTTTCCAGCGCCTGTTGCGGATTCTCCGACTTTGGGAATTCAACGAGCCAACCTTCGGGATCTTTTTCGCGGCAGATCAACGCGGCGCCCTGTGTTCCATCCTCGGCCTGCAACCGAAGCATGTCGCCGGCGCGAAACTTCCGGCTGTTCTTGGCCAGCAGCAGCCAGGCCTCTGCGCCGCGATGTTCCGCGAGCAGCCCTTCGAAGAGCTTGCCATCTGACTCTCGCTTGAGGATGACCCGTGCCGGCGCGACTTTCGTTTCATTCAGGACCAATTGATCATTGGGATGAAGCCACTTCGGCAGATCCTTCACTTGCGCATGGATGACTTCATCATTGGCGCGATCCACCACCATCATCCGCGCGTGGTCCCTCGGCTGGGCGGGCGTCGTCGCAATCGAGTGCTCCGACAGCGGATAGTCGAGGTCCGCCAGACGCAGGTCGGTATCGATCACGCCGGTTCCTTGCGCGGCTGCGAGGTCATGCGCTGGCCAGGCTTGATCGAGCGGCCGCGGCAATAGACC contains:
- the queA gene encoding tRNA preQ1(34) S-adenosylmethionine ribosyltransferase-isomerase QueA, which encodes MIDTDLRLADLDYPLSEHSIATTPAQPRDHARMMVVDRANDEVIHAQVKDLPKWLHPNDQLVLNETKVAPARVILKRESDGKLFEGLLAEHRGAEAWLLLAKNSRKFRAGDMLRLQAEDGTQGAALICREKDPEGWLVEFPKSENPQQALETCGRTPLPPYILRARGEKPMPDAFDRERYRTTFGKDASFHSVAAPTAGLHFTPELLQRVEQVTQRAPVFLTLEVGMGTFKPVEAKKLSDHPMHSERFSVSSQAMERIQSTRPKGRIVSIGTTTVRALESLPDPLSAGDFQGETKLFIKPGYAFRHVDALLTNFHLPRSTLLSLVGALVGLERLKSLYAQAQKMEYRFYSYGDAMLIL